In Rhodothermus marinus DSM 4252, a single genomic region encodes these proteins:
- a CDS encoding class I adenylate-forming enzyme family protein: protein MMKRQPFIRTDWLERNARYWPDRPALTWVPEGTCWTFAQLHAEGEALAAVLAARFGLQKGDRVAILAENRPEHVLLFVACQKAGWILVPLNYRLAAPELAYQVSDSAPALLVYDAPYTGVVQRLGAVALLPLETIRTFARSGATLKSRPAIALDDPLMILYTSGTTGRPKGALITHGMIAWNAFNTIHRLDLTSRDVSFNAAPFYHTGGWNVLLTPFLFKGGHTYLLDRFDPEQILRLCDEAGVTILWGVPTMLRMLADHPRFEQTSFRTIRYAIVGGEAMPEPLIRRWHQKGVPIRQGFGMTEVGVNCFSLPEDDALRKIGSIGFPNFYIEARIVDETGREVGVDEVGELLMRGPVVTPGYWQRPEATAEAIDAEGWFHTGDLVRRDAEGYFYVVGRKKDMYISGGENVYPAEIEAVLRAHPDVADAAVVGVPDPKWGETGAAFVVPKPGRTLTAEAVQRYCRSQLAGYKVPRHVFFLEALPLGPTGKCDKQALRERARNLISR, encoded by the coding sequence ATGATGAAAAGACAACCGTTCATTCGCACCGACTGGTTAGAGCGCAACGCGCGCTACTGGCCGGATCGGCCCGCGCTCACCTGGGTGCCGGAGGGCACCTGCTGGACATTTGCGCAGCTGCATGCCGAGGGCGAGGCGCTGGCCGCCGTGCTGGCCGCGCGCTTTGGCCTGCAGAAAGGGGATCGCGTCGCGATCCTGGCCGAAAATCGGCCGGAGCACGTGCTGCTGTTCGTAGCCTGCCAGAAGGCGGGATGGATACTGGTGCCGCTGAACTACCGGCTGGCCGCACCGGAGCTGGCCTACCAAGTATCCGACAGCGCGCCCGCCCTGCTGGTCTATGACGCGCCCTACACCGGAGTGGTCCAGCGATTGGGCGCGGTGGCATTACTGCCGCTGGAGACGATCCGGACGTTTGCCCGCTCCGGCGCCACGCTGAAGAGCCGTCCGGCGATCGCGCTGGACGATCCGCTCATGATCCTGTACACTTCAGGCACGACGGGGCGGCCCAAGGGGGCCCTGATCACGCACGGCATGATCGCCTGGAATGCGTTCAACACGATCCACCGGCTGGACCTGACCAGCCGGGATGTTTCGTTCAACGCGGCGCCCTTCTACCACACGGGCGGCTGGAACGTGCTCCTGACCCCGTTTCTGTTCAAGGGGGGCCATACGTATCTGCTCGACCGCTTCGATCCGGAGCAGATTCTTCGTCTATGTGACGAGGCGGGCGTGACCATTCTCTGGGGCGTGCCTACCATGCTCCGGATGCTGGCCGATCATCCGCGCTTTGAACAGACATCGTTCCGGACGATTCGCTACGCCATCGTGGGCGGCGAGGCCATGCCGGAGCCCCTTATTCGGCGGTGGCACCAGAAAGGCGTTCCTATCCGTCAGGGATTTGGCATGACGGAGGTGGGGGTCAACTGCTTCTCGCTTCCCGAAGACGATGCCCTTCGCAAGATCGGATCGATTGGCTTTCCCAATTTTTATATCGAGGCGCGGATCGTCGATGAGACGGGACGGGAGGTTGGGGTCGATGAGGTGGGCGAGCTGCTGATGCGGGGACCGGTGGTGACGCCCGGCTACTGGCAACGGCCCGAAGCGACGGCGGAGGCCATCGACGCGGAGGGCTGGTTCCATACGGGAGATCTGGTGCGGCGGGACGCGGAAGGCTATTTCTATGTGGTGGGTCGGAAAAAAGACATGTACATCAGCGGTGGCGAAAACGTCTATCCCGCCGAAATCGAAGCCGTACTCCGGGCGCACCCGGATGTGGCCGACGCGGCCGTGGTAGGGGTGCCCGATCCGAAATGGGGCGAGACCGGCGCTGCCTTTGTCGTGCCGAAGCCCGGGCGAACGCTTACGGCCGAGGCGGTGCAGCGCTACTGTCGCTCGCAGCTGGCCGGCTACAAGGTGCCCCGCCATGTGTTTTTCCTGGAGGCGCTGCCGCTTGGTCCCACCGGCAAATGCGACAAACAGGCGCTTCGCGAACGGGCACGGAACCTGATTTCCAGATGA
- the fabG gene encoding 3-oxoacyl-ACP reductase FabG: MIVGRLNGKVAIVTGGARGIGRATATLFAREGAAVVVADRDGEVAGALADALQAEGARAWALSVDVTRPEQVEQMARETAEHFGRIDILVNNAGVTQDATLRKMTLEQFRAVLEVNLTGVFLCTKAVLPYMEAQGGGCILNASSVVAHAGNFGQTNYVAAKAGVIGMTKTWARELGRYGIRVNAVAPGFIETDMTRDVPEKVLDMVRARTPLGRMGRPEEVARAYLFLASDEASFITGAVLNVDGGLTL, translated from the coding sequence TTGATCGTGGGAAGACTGAACGGAAAAGTTGCCATCGTGACGGGGGGTGCGCGCGGGATCGGTCGGGCCACCGCGACGCTGTTCGCCCGAGAGGGGGCGGCCGTCGTGGTGGCCGATCGGGATGGTGAGGTGGCTGGAGCCCTGGCCGATGCGTTGCAGGCCGAAGGCGCCCGCGCGTGGGCCCTGTCGGTCGACGTGACCCGACCCGAACAGGTCGAGCAAATGGCCAGGGAGACCGCCGAGCACTTTGGACGCATCGACATTCTCGTCAACAACGCGGGCGTCACGCAGGATGCCACGCTGCGCAAGATGACGCTGGAGCAGTTCCGGGCCGTCCTGGAGGTCAATCTGACGGGCGTCTTTCTGTGCACGAAGGCGGTGTTGCCCTACATGGAAGCGCAGGGCGGCGGCTGCATTCTGAACGCTTCGTCCGTGGTGGCGCACGCGGGCAATTTCGGTCAGACGAACTACGTGGCCGCGAAGGCGGGTGTGATCGGCATGACGAAGACCTGGGCGCGGGAGCTGGGACGCTACGGCATCCGGGTCAACGCCGTGGCGCCCGGCTTCATCGAGACCGACATGACCCGAGACGTGCCTGAAAAGGTGCTCGATATGGTCCGAGCGCGCACGCCGCTCGGGCGCATGGGACGTCCCGAGGAAGTGGCCCGCGCCTACCTGTTTCTGGCCTCGGACGAGGCGTCGTTCATCACGGGCGCGGTGCTCAACGTGGATGGTGGACTAACCCTGTGA
- a CDS encoding TonB-dependent receptor, with protein sequence MSLISLRSFTETAGQNELPLNVPETKLKGNVTVRNVGLQGYFASLSARYQSAYRFVSGYWNSETMSPEHDGKVPARTVLDLTLGYRVPRIGLDLTLSISNLLDNEGYDVLGAPVRGRFIWFGITYHLAGLRY encoded by the coding sequence GTGTCGTTGATCTCGCTGCGCAGCTTCACGGAAACGGCCGGGCAGAACGAGTTGCCGCTCAACGTACCCGAGACCAAGCTGAAGGGTAACGTGACCGTGCGCAACGTGGGGCTGCAGGGATATTTTGCGAGCCTGAGCGCGCGTTACCAGAGCGCCTACCGGTTCGTTTCGGGTTACTGGAACAGCGAGACCATGTCGCCCGAGCACGACGGCAAGGTGCCGGCGCGCACCGTACTGGACCTGACGCTGGGCTACCGGGTGCCCCGGATTGGACTGGATCTGACGCTGAGCATCTCGAACCTGCTGGACAACGAGGGCTACGATGTGCTGGGCGCACCCGTCCGGGGTCGCTTCATCTGGTTTGGCATCACCTATCACCTTGCTGGATTGCGGTATTGA
- a CDS encoding alpha/beta fold hydrolase, producing the protein MKTIGLLAMMLLLATAATAQPLVGYPDRLDTAVVHNYRMVYHDSRTFGPPVVLVHGLGTNLSVWREVIPRLATQARVLAPDLPGFGLSDKDGVPATPSFYADVLAAWLDTLQLTQVDVVGLSMGGQIALMMALRHPNRIRRLVLAAPAGIETFTPEAAAQLKALFTAEAIAAMPPALYAQNVRRNFARWNPDRFGWLLTQRAQMQERPDFRAYAEANARAVAGMLDEPVFEHLPQVQHPVLVVFGENDLLIPNRFFRPAETPADMLRLALERLPNAQGVMLPEAGHLLVLEQAEAFVAQVRRFLFAPED; encoded by the coding sequence ATGAAGACGATTGGACTGCTGGCAATGATGCTGCTTCTGGCAACCGCCGCGACGGCCCAGCCTCTTGTGGGCTATCCCGACAGGCTCGATACGGCCGTGGTGCACAACTATCGCATGGTGTACCACGACAGCCGAACCTTCGGCCCTCCGGTTGTGCTCGTGCACGGACTGGGAACGAACCTGTCGGTCTGGCGGGAGGTCATCCCCCGACTTGCCACGCAGGCGCGTGTGCTGGCGCCGGATTTGCCGGGTTTTGGGCTTTCGGACAAGGATGGCGTTCCGGCCACACCCTCGTTCTATGCCGATGTGCTGGCGGCCTGGCTGGACACGCTACAGCTGACGCAGGTGGATGTCGTGGGGCTGTCGATGGGGGGACAGATCGCGCTGATGATGGCCCTTCGGCATCCGAATCGCATCCGGCGGCTGGTGCTGGCTGCACCGGCCGGAATCGAAACCTTCACGCCGGAAGCCGCCGCTCAGCTGAAAGCGCTGTTTACGGCCGAAGCCATTGCCGCCATGCCCCCGGCGCTCTACGCGCAGAACGTCCGGCGCAATTTTGCCCGCTGGAATCCGGATCGGTTCGGATGGTTGCTGACCCAGCGTGCGCAGATGCAGGAACGTCCGGATTTCCGCGCCTACGCCGAAGCCAACGCCCGGGCTGTGGCCGGCATGCTGGACGAGCCGGTTTTCGAACACCTGCCGCAGGTGCAACACCCGGTGCTGGTGGTTTTCGGCGAAAACGACCTGCTCATCCCCAATCGCTTCTTCCGCCCCGCAGAAACTCCGGCCGATATGCTCCGGCTGGCGCTGGAACGCTTGCCGAATGCTCAGGGCGTGATGCTCCCCGAAGCCGGACACCTGCTGGTGCTGGAGCAGGCGGAAGCCTTTGTCGCGCAGGTGCGCCGGTTTCTTTTCGCACCCGAGGATTAG
- a CDS encoding TonB-dependent receptor — MCARKRLTLKRWLALGLWLLLVGAAHGQVIRGTVTDRDTGDPLPGANVVIKGTVRGAATDVDGRFVIPNVAPGQYTLVISYLGYHTEEVPVTVAEGASEVEVNVQLVWEGIVGQEVVITAQVAGQLAAINEQFSDVVVKNVVSRDRILELPDNNAAESIGRLPGVVILRSGGEATNVAIRGLLPKYNTVTVNGVRLPDTDPSNRQVDLSLISSNILDGIEVRKAITPDMDADAVGGNIDLRLRSAPSGWHFDVLATGGYAGLQQYLGNYKLVGTASNRFLNERLGVIATFNADRYNRSADKLGINWTADDINPLTGQREPRFNSFNLREETVFRGRLGGSLLLDYNIPNGRLQGNIFYNELRDDVFVRRYAPSVGSLDASVEEYDTRTAILTSGLGIEQDRGSFKYDAQAFYTISRRRSPHNYIWEFGRDGTALSVGRAELFGLSPDSVWSLVRHDSTMQLSSIWVDSERLDEDQYGIQANFQRPFHFGWISGYVKLGGKLRWLSRTFDRERNGRQGLRYPSDTVEQCLLETLGPEWEERYQIADSVYGVPGLPIALIQKDYKREGEFGEGQFGLGPIADEDLLMELTRALQASPCQAEYQNNTIESLGRDYDGIERYQAAYVMAQLKIGPYVTLIPGIRYERDYSRYTGQRFREVTSGFVYAPPADLAELEVERENIFWLPMVHLDVRPLDWLALKLARTETISRPNYYQYAPITSINTWRSFIWAANSKLRPSHATNYDATLQLASSRFGLFGISAFYKRIDDLLIEVEFPAQLFRDVNGDTVVIGVPEGTNVPREWLEGASPQLQTTVNNDEPAKYWGYELEWQTNFSYLPGVLKGLVLSLNYTRGFSETTYHYYRKERQILPGRPPRTIYSIIDTTRTGRMPGQAAHVFNMTIGFDYRGFSARLSYLYQSDIASWVNPREPLNDVFVGPYSRFDLSVRQKIGTGMELYANFNNLNNRPDEQYTGQNTQDPDYSFTRRYLAYKELYGYTIDVGFRYRF, encoded by the coding sequence ATGTGTGCACGGAAACGTCTGACACTGAAGCGCTGGCTGGCGCTGGGACTGTGGTTGCTGCTGGTGGGGGCGGCCCACGGGCAGGTGATCCGGGGAACGGTGACCGACCGGGACACGGGCGATCCGCTTCCGGGTGCCAATGTCGTGATCAAAGGCACCGTGCGGGGGGCCGCCACCGACGTGGACGGTCGGTTTGTCATCCCCAACGTGGCGCCCGGCCAGTATACGCTGGTGATTTCGTACCTCGGCTATCACACCGAAGAGGTGCCGGTGACGGTCGCGGAGGGCGCTTCGGAGGTCGAGGTCAACGTCCAGCTTGTCTGGGAAGGGATTGTCGGGCAGGAGGTGGTCATCACGGCGCAGGTGGCCGGACAGCTGGCGGCCATCAACGAGCAGTTCTCGGACGTGGTGGTCAAGAACGTGGTCTCGCGTGACCGCATTCTGGAGCTGCCCGACAACAACGCGGCCGAGTCGATCGGACGTCTGCCGGGCGTCGTGATCCTGCGCTCCGGCGGTGAAGCCACGAACGTGGCCATCCGCGGCCTGCTGCCCAAATACAACACGGTCACGGTCAACGGCGTGCGGTTGCCCGATACCGACCCCTCCAATCGCCAGGTCGATCTGTCGCTGATCTCGTCGAACATCCTGGACGGGATCGAGGTGCGCAAGGCGATCACGCCGGACATGGACGCCGACGCCGTGGGCGGCAACATCGACCTGCGGCTTCGGAGCGCGCCCTCGGGCTGGCATTTCGACGTGCTGGCCACCGGTGGCTATGCCGGGCTGCAGCAGTATCTGGGGAACTACAAGCTTGTCGGAACAGCCAGCAACCGCTTTCTGAACGAGCGGCTGGGTGTGATCGCCACGTTCAACGCGGATCGCTACAACCGGAGCGCCGACAAGCTGGGCATCAACTGGACGGCCGACGACATCAACCCGCTGACCGGCCAGCGTGAACCCCGGTTCAACAGCTTCAACCTGCGGGAAGAGACCGTCTTCCGCGGACGTCTGGGCGGCAGTCTGCTGCTGGACTATAACATTCCCAACGGGCGCCTGCAGGGCAACATTTTCTACAACGAGCTACGCGACGATGTATTTGTGCGCCGTTATGCCCCTTCGGTCGGCAGTCTGGATGCCAGTGTGGAGGAGTATGACACGCGCACGGCCATTCTCACCAGTGGGCTGGGGATCGAGCAGGACCGGGGCAGCTTCAAATACGACGCCCAGGCCTTTTATACCATCTCCCGGCGTCGGTCGCCGCACAACTACATCTGGGAGTTCGGGCGCGACGGCACGGCGCTGAGCGTGGGGCGGGCCGAGCTGTTCGGCCTGTCGCCCGACAGCGTCTGGAGTCTGGTGCGTCACGATTCGACCATGCAGCTCTCCTCGATCTGGGTGGATTCCGAGCGCCTGGACGAGGACCAGTACGGCATTCAGGCCAATTTCCAGCGGCCGTTCCATTTCGGATGGATTTCCGGCTACGTGAAGCTGGGCGGTAAGCTGCGCTGGCTGTCGCGCACGTTCGACCGTGAGCGCAACGGCCGGCAGGGCCTGCGGTATCCGAGCGATACGGTCGAGCAGTGTCTGCTGGAGACGCTGGGCCCCGAGTGGGAGGAACGCTATCAGATTGCCGACTCGGTCTATGGCGTGCCGGGGCTTCCGATCGCGCTCATCCAGAAGGATTACAAGCGCGAAGGGGAGTTTGGCGAAGGACAGTTCGGGCTGGGACCGATCGCCGACGAAGACCTGCTCATGGAGCTGACGCGGGCGCTGCAGGCTTCGCCCTGCCAGGCCGAATACCAGAACAACACGATCGAGTCGCTGGGCCGTGATTACGACGGCATCGAGCGGTATCAGGCCGCCTATGTCATGGCCCAGCTCAAGATCGGGCCCTACGTCACGCTGATTCCGGGTATTCGCTACGAGCGGGACTACTCGCGCTATACGGGACAGCGCTTCCGGGAAGTTACGTCCGGTTTTGTGTACGCGCCCCCGGCCGATCTGGCCGAACTGGAGGTGGAGCGCGAGAACATCTTCTGGCTGCCCATGGTCCATCTGGACGTGCGGCCACTCGACTGGCTGGCCCTCAAGCTGGCCCGCACCGAGACCATCTCGCGGCCCAACTACTATCAGTACGCGCCGATCACCTCGATCAACACGTGGCGCTCGTTCATCTGGGCGGCCAACTCGAAGCTGCGTCCCTCGCATGCCACGAACTACGACGCCACGCTGCAGCTGGCCAGCTCCCGCTTCGGATTGTTCGGAATCTCGGCCTTCTACAAACGCATCGACGATCTGCTGATCGAGGTCGAATTCCCCGCCCAGCTGTTCCGGGATGTCAACGGCGATACGGTGGTGATCGGTGTGCCGGAAGGCACGAACGTGCCGCGTGAGTGGCTGGAAGGTGCCAGCCCGCAGCTCCAGACCACGGTCAACAACGACGAACCGGCCAAATACTGGGGCTACGAGCTGGAATGGCAGACCAACTTCTCCTATCTGCCCGGTGTGCTCAAAGGCCTCGTGCTGAGCCTGAACTACACGCGGGGCTTTTCGGAGACGACCTATCACTACTACCGCAAAGAGCGGCAGATTCTGCCGGGACGTCCCCCGCGTACCATCTACTCCATCATCGATACGACCCGCACCGGGCGCATGCCGGGACAGGCGGCCCACGTGTTCAACATGACCATCGGCTTCGATTACCGCGGCTTTTCGGCGCGGCTGTCTTACCTGTACCAGAGCGATATTGCCAGCTGGGTCAACCCGCGTGAGCCGTTGAACGATGTGTTCGTGGGGCCCTATTCCCGATTCGATCTGTCGGTGCGGCAGAAGATCGGGACGGGAATGGAGCTCTATGCCAACTTCAACAACCTGAATAATCGACCCGACGAGCAATACACCGGCCAGAATACGCAGGACCCGGATTATAGCTTTACGCGCCGCTATCTGGCCTACAAAGAACTTTACGGCTATACGATCGACGTCGGATTCCGCTATCGATTCTGA
- a CDS encoding sodium/pantothenate symporter: MLSEQAIGWGFFLAYLLLVGGAALLGMRGARGLAGFSVGSRTVSPVLVGLSLAANLTSAATFVINPGLVYLYGWAGYLGYGLATPLGILVGLVLLSRRFRQLGDRYAALTLPQWIAARYGDRRLGVLYAVLSLLLITFMVLIVVGLARVLASVLGIGLVAALVLTIAIPMGYLLLGGAGAHTLTNTAQALIMLVVAVLLIGSGLSYWEGGLSGLLQRLAAIDPNLARPVNPESLLFRSPFEVFVANFVVGVAVITQPHLLSKALYLRSEADVGRYLLVGFGVAFVFFSVLLTGLYARLLMPEAGLVADAVIPTYLVERFGPVVRGLITIGLLAAGYSTLEGLLVAVAAIVGNDLYRSWALRRGVAPDVAERRALRLGKLTLVALAPVLFVLGYDQLTPALSVAILAQNGVYGLFAATFAPVLMGVLGVSLRPRVVVAAALTALLVHFGIYYGQIGPYWNNPAVPATWAVLLSTMVALLGRWMPQRTGQPA; this comes from the coding sequence ATGCTTTCGGAGCAGGCGATCGGCTGGGGCTTTTTTCTGGCTTACCTGCTGCTGGTAGGCGGTGCGGCCCTGCTGGGGATGCGGGGAGCGCGTGGACTGGCGGGCTTCTCCGTGGGGAGCCGCACGGTCAGTCCGGTGCTGGTGGGCCTTTCGCTGGCGGCCAACCTGACCAGTGCGGCCACGTTCGTGATCAATCCCGGTCTGGTCTATCTCTATGGCTGGGCCGGTTATCTGGGCTACGGACTCGCTACGCCGCTGGGGATTCTGGTGGGGCTGGTGCTGCTGAGTCGGCGCTTCCGGCAGCTGGGCGATCGCTATGCAGCACTGACACTGCCCCAGTGGATCGCGGCGCGCTATGGCGACCGCCGTCTGGGCGTGCTCTACGCAGTGCTGAGTCTGCTGCTCATCACCTTCATGGTGCTGATCGTGGTGGGACTGGCCCGCGTGCTGGCCAGCGTGCTGGGAATCGGTCTGGTCGCCGCGCTGGTGTTGACGATCGCCATCCCGATGGGATACCTGCTGCTGGGCGGGGCGGGCGCGCACACGCTGACGAACACGGCGCAGGCGCTGATCATGCTGGTCGTGGCCGTGCTGCTGATCGGATCAGGACTGTCCTACTGGGAGGGCGGACTGTCGGGCCTGCTGCAGCGGCTGGCGGCCATCGATCCGAACCTGGCACGTCCGGTCAATCCCGAGAGCCTGCTGTTTCGCAGCCCGTTCGAGGTGTTCGTGGCCAATTTTGTGGTCGGCGTGGCCGTCATCACCCAGCCGCACCTGCTTTCGAAGGCGCTTTACCTGCGTTCGGAGGCCGACGTGGGACGCTATCTGCTGGTGGGTTTCGGCGTGGCGTTCGTGTTTTTCTCGGTGCTGTTGACCGGACTCTACGCCCGGCTGCTGATGCCGGAGGCCGGACTGGTGGCCGACGCGGTGATCCCGACCTATCTGGTGGAACGTTTTGGGCCGGTCGTGCGGGGCCTGATCACGATCGGGCTGCTGGCGGCCGGCTACTCGACGCTGGAAGGGCTACTGGTCGCGGTGGCCGCCATCGTGGGCAACGATCTGTACCGATCGTGGGCGCTGCGCAGGGGGGTGGCGCCCGATGTGGCCGAACGGCGGGCGCTCCGACTGGGCAAGCTCACGCTGGTGGCGCTGGCGCCCGTACTCTTCGTGCTCGGCTACGATCAGCTCACGCCGGCCCTTTCGGTTGCGATCCTGGCGCAGAACGGCGTCTACGGCCTGTTTGCCGCCACCTTCGCCCCGGTGCTCATGGGCGTGCTGGGGGTTTCGCTCCGGCCCCGGGTCGTGGTAGCGGCGGCACTGACCGCGCTTCTCGTCCACTTCGGCATCTACTACGGCCAGATCGGGCCTTACTGGAACAACCCGGCCGTGCCCGCCACCTGGGCGGTGTTGCTCTCGACCATGGTGGCACTTCTCGGCCGCTGGATGCCGCAGCGAACCGGACAACCGGCATGA
- a CDS encoding 3-oxoacyl-ACP synthase III family protein encodes MARAQIIGTGLYAPPRVVTNAYFNEYYGEDVDSFLRTQRNIRERRYAEDGQTTSDLVVEAARAALAEAGMTPQDLALLIVATDTPDYLSPATATVVQHKLGARRAGTFDVNAACAGFVTALEIGRRFVEGGSGPVLVAGGYLMSRFLDFSQRNVATLFADGAGAVVLAPADDEEPGILLTRLEAEGQYYDYMGIYAGGACSPNGPQVLAFRKKFPKTYNVEHWTRLVRWLSKELGVQPEAVDHLFFTQINVLSIRETLAALGLPESRTHYVMDRYGYTGSACIPMVLADAVRAHRLRRGDLVYLIASGGGAALAAMALRWAYDT; translated from the coding sequence ATGGCACGCGCACAGATCATCGGAACGGGCCTGTACGCACCGCCGCGCGTGGTGACGAACGCCTACTTCAACGAGTACTACGGCGAGGACGTCGATAGCTTTCTGCGCACGCAGCGCAACATTCGGGAGCGGCGCTATGCCGAGGATGGGCAGACCACGTCGGACCTGGTGGTAGAGGCGGCCCGGGCCGCCCTGGCCGAGGCCGGCATGACGCCGCAGGATCTGGCGCTCCTCATCGTGGCCACCGACACGCCGGACTACCTGTCGCCGGCCACGGCCACCGTCGTGCAGCACAAACTGGGGGCTCGTCGCGCCGGCACGTTCGACGTCAATGCGGCCTGCGCCGGCTTCGTGACGGCGCTGGAGATCGGCCGACGGTTCGTGGAGGGCGGCAGCGGTCCGGTTCTGGTCGCCGGAGGGTACTTGATGAGCCGGTTTCTGGACTTTTCGCAGCGCAACGTCGCCACGCTGTTTGCCGACGGGGCGGGGGCCGTGGTGCTGGCTCCGGCCGACGACGAGGAACCCGGCATTCTGCTGACGCGCCTGGAGGCGGAAGGGCAGTATTACGACTATATGGGCATCTACGCCGGTGGGGCCTGCTCTCCGAACGGCCCCCAGGTGCTGGCCTTTCGCAAGAAGTTTCCGAAGACCTATAACGTCGAGCACTGGACGCGCCTGGTGCGCTGGCTCTCGAAAGAGCTGGGCGTGCAGCCGGAGGCGGTAGATCATCTGTTCTTTACCCAGATCAACGTGCTCAGCATCCGGGAGACGCTGGCGGCGCTGGGGCTCCCTGAGTCGCGCACCCACTACGTGATGGATCGCTATGGCTACACGGGCAGCGCCTGTATTCCCATGGTGCTGGCCGACGCAGTCCGGGCGCATCGATTGCGGCGGGGGGATCTGGTCTATCTGATCGCCTCGGGGGGAGGGGCGGCCCTGGCGGCCATGGCGCTACGGTGGGCCTACGACACCTGA
- a CDS encoding ROK family transcriptional regulator has product MLLGTNLKYAKAYNFRIVLETIRRFGPISRAEVARRTELTAQTVSNITRELLDMGLIYEAERLRDGRGAPSIQLTINPDGAYSIGLDLDRDHLTALLVDFAGQIRHRIHQALDGALPPDKAMDLLARTAETLLQETGLPREKIWGVGVGIPGPLDVSEDGHVTNVANPKAFPGWHRVPVVEILERRLELPVFLENNATAAAIGERWYGAGQHIATFFYVFFSEGLGGGLIFNGQPYDGHSGNAGELGYCYLPPEVLTAEDLTVFQKPHLGILFNVPRLYRRLEAAGHTARSLEDLEQLFQEKNPILLDWLHTGLEHLAPIILAVEYILDPEAIFFGGRLPEPIMTYIIEWLTQRLAALRIEEKPPVRLLPGTAGVDAAALGLATLPLYIQLAPGLHVLLKTGDGEAPARGRASSAAR; this is encoded by the coding sequence ATGCTGCTGGGCACCAATCTCAAGTACGCCAAGGCCTACAACTTCCGGATCGTGCTGGAGACGATCCGGCGCTTCGGGCCCATCTCGCGGGCCGAGGTGGCCCGCCGCACGGAACTCACGGCCCAGACCGTCTCGAACATCACACGGGAGCTACTCGACATGGGCCTCATCTACGAGGCCGAACGGCTCCGCGACGGCCGCGGCGCCCCTTCGATCCAGCTGACCATCAATCCCGACGGCGCCTACTCCATCGGACTTGACCTGGACCGCGACCACCTGACCGCGCTGCTCGTCGATTTTGCCGGGCAGATCCGCCATCGCATCCATCAGGCGCTGGACGGGGCGCTACCGCCCGACAAGGCCATGGACCTCCTGGCCCGCACGGCCGAAACACTGCTGCAGGAAACCGGCCTTCCCCGCGAAAAAATCTGGGGCGTCGGTGTGGGCATTCCCGGTCCGCTGGACGTCTCCGAAGACGGCCACGTCACCAACGTGGCCAACCCCAAAGCCTTCCCCGGCTGGCACCGCGTGCCGGTCGTCGAAATCCTGGAGCGGCGTCTGGAGCTGCCGGTCTTTCTGGAAAACAACGCCACGGCCGCGGCCATCGGCGAACGCTGGTACGGCGCCGGCCAGCACATCGCCACCTTCTTCTACGTGTTTTTCAGCGAAGGGCTCGGCGGCGGCCTCATCTTCAACGGACAGCCCTACGACGGACATTCCGGTAACGCCGGCGAACTGGGCTACTGCTACCTGCCGCCCGAGGTGCTCACCGCCGAAGACCTGACCGTCTTCCAAAAACCGCACCTGGGCATTCTCTTCAACGTGCCGCGCCTTTACCGCCGCCTCGAGGCGGCCGGCCACACGGCCCGGAGCCTGGAAGATCTGGAACAACTCTTCCAGGAGAAAAACCCGATCCTGCTCGACTGGCTGCACACAGGCCTGGAACACCTGGCCCCGATCATCCTGGCCGTCGAGTACATCCTCGATCCCGAGGCCATCTTCTTCGGCGGTCGGCTTCCGGAGCCGATCATGACCTATATTATTGAATGGTTGACGCAGCGGCTGGCCGCGCTGCGCATCGAAGAAAAGCCACCGGTGCGGCTGCTGCCGGGCACGGCCGGCGTCGATGCGGCCGCGCTTGGTCTGGCCACACTCCCCCTCTACATCCAGCTGGCCCCGGGCCTGCACGTGCTGCTGAAGACCGGGGATGGCGAAGCGCCAGCACGCGGACGCGCTTCGAGCGCCGCACGCTAA